In Topomyia yanbarensis strain Yona2022 chromosome 2, ASM3024719v1, whole genome shotgun sequence, one DNA window encodes the following:
- the LOC131684810 gene encoding ficolin-2-like, protein MAKHKELLPLLVFSLLLVDHRVHGQSCQDSNKTGLDNVRDQIRLLENEIGTLTDVMQHAAWSIINLKATLGRIKSTMDAMVDGDGSSNETTSCCSESGGADVTPSTCANMNMADLLAQYFNEHMVIEIKFSNGSSVISGCNGTMEQEQPTGRVVNSCQEAHKTGTYILNHNGNSNDSFSVRCDADYEAGGWVVMQHRYIGTVDFYRNWTEYKQGFGDFDSEFWLGNDKIYQLTKNQPREIHFILTDWDDRKAVAKYSSFQIGNEEEKYVLKSVGNYSGTAGDSLSRGLHSKFSTQDQDNDSYSGNCASLYHGAWWYEQCHLANLNGKYARGTVTEYATSMGWQTFMGYYYGLKTSKIMIRI, encoded by the exons ATGGCGAAACATAAAGAACTTCTACCGTTATTGGTATTTTCCCTTCTTCTGGTGGATCACAGGGTCCATGGACAATCCTGCCAAGATTCTAACAAAACTGGTTTGGATAATGTTAGGGATCAAATAAGACTGTTGGAAAATGA AATTGGCACATTAACGGACGTAATGCAGCACGCGGCATGGTCGATAATTAACTTAAAGGCCACTTTGGGCCGGATCAAATCCACAATGGATGCGATGGTCGACGGAGACGGTTCTTCAAACGAAACGACAAGTTGTTGTAGTGAATCAGGTGGAGCTGACGTTACCCCAAG TACCTGTGCGAATATGAACATGGCCGATCTTTTGGCACAATATTTCAATGAGCATATGGTCATCGAAATTAAGTTCTCAAATGGAAGCTCGGTTATCAGCGGATGCAACGGAACCATGGAACAGGAACAACCAACAG GTCGCGTGGTAAACTCTTGTCAAGAAGCTCATAAAACTGGAACATACATTCTCAACCATAATGGTAACTCAAACGATAGTTTTTCCGTTCGTTGTGATGCTGATTATGAAGCAGGAGGTTGGGTAGTCATGCAACATAGATACATTGGGACAGTAGACTTCTATCGTAATTGGACCGAATACAAGCAAGGCTTTGGAGATTTTGATAGCGAATTTTGGTTgggcaatgataaaatttatcag tTGACAAAGAACCAGCCTCGTGAGATTCATTTCATTTTGACGGATTGGGATGACAGGAAAGCCGTCGCAAAATATTCATCTTTTCAGATTGGAAATGAGGAAGAAAAATATGTACTCAAGAGTGTTGGCAATTACAGTGGTACCGCTGGAGATTCCTTATCGAGAGGATTGCATTCAAAGTTCTCGACCCAAGATCAGGACAACGATTCATACAGCGGAAACTGTGCTAGCTTATATCACGGAGCGTGGTGGTATGAACAGTGCCATCTTGCCAACCTGAACGGAAAATATGCTAGGGGAACGGTTACTGAATATGCTACCTCAATGGGCTGGCAAACTTTTATGGGATATTATTACGGATTgaaaacttccaaaattatgaTTAGAATTTAA